A single Candidatus Methylomirabilis sp. DNA region contains:
- the nadD gene encoding nicotinate-nucleotide adenylyltransferase, whose protein sequence is MHIGVMGGTFDPIHLGHLRAAEEIYWAFELDRIIFVPAALPPHKEEEFEASALHRYEMVSLATVYTPYFSVSPVELSRPGRSYSVETLREFRKLYGEESTIYFIMGVDAFLDIATWKEARELLSLAQVIVTARPGWRLDEVDRSMTPEQCRLLGNPRFQYMKISDITRETAKAHHEPRPVLLVEVVSLDISSSEIRQLVKEGRSIRHLVPDTVAAYIGKNRLYHPGRKG, encoded by the coding sequence ATGCATATCGGTGTGATGGGGGGGACCTTCGATCCGATTCACCTCGGCCACCTGCGGGCCGCTGAGGAGATCTATTGGGCCTTTGAGCTGGACAGGATCATCTTTGTGCCCGCCGCCCTGCCTCCTCACAAAGAGGAGGAGTTTGAAGCGTCAGCCCTGCACCGGTACGAGATGGTCTCGCTGGCGACGGTCTACACGCCGTACTTCAGTGTTTCTCCGGTTGAGCTGAGCCGACCGGGCCGATCCTACTCGGTTGAGACGCTCCGGGAGTTTCGGAAGCTGTATGGGGAAGAGAGCACTATCTACTTTATCATGGGGGTCGATGCGTTTCTTGATATCGCTACCTGGAAAGAAGCGCGGGAGTTGCTGTCGTTAGCCCAGGTCATCGTCACTGCCCGTCCCGGCTGGAGACTTGATGAGGTGGATCGCTCCATGACGCCGGAGCAATGCCGGCTCCTGGGCAACCCCAGATTTCAGTACATGAAGATCTCCGACATCACAAGAGAGACCGCAAAAGCACACCATGAACCGCGTCCAGTCCTGTTGGTTGAAGTGGTCTCGCTGGATATCTCCTCCAGCGAGATCCGGCAACTCGTGAAGGAAGGGAGGAGCATTCGACATTTGGTGCCCGACACTGTTGCTGCGTACATAGGCAAGAACCGCCTGTATCATCCTGGGCGAAAAGGCTAA
- the rsfS gene encoding ribosome silencing factor, translating into MNSAKPPVLPAEAKGRIDTDTLLQLAVAAAAEVKPISLVHLDLRGLCSFADHFLIVSAPSTRQVRAIAERIEKRLREEHVRIFHREDDLEARWILLDYSDVIIHIFDEEMRLYYDLEGLWADAPKQELVKGGSSDLL; encoded by the coding sequence GTGAACTCAGCCAAACCACCAGTATTGCCGGCAGAAGCGAAAGGGCGGATCGATACCGACACGCTGTTGCAACTCGCAGTCGCAGCGGCCGCCGAAGTAAAGCCCATTTCCCTGGTGCACCTTGACCTTCGGGGTCTCTGCTCCTTTGCCGACCATTTTCTCATCGTGAGCGCCCCCTCGACCAGGCAGGTCCGGGCCATTGCCGAACGGATCGAGAAGCGGCTTCGGGAAGAGCACGTTCGAATATTCCATCGGGAGGACGACCTGGAAGCCCGTTGGATTCTTCTTGACTACAGCGACGTAATCATTCATATTTTCGACGAAGAAATGCGGCTGTACTATGATCTGGAGGGGTTGTGGGCCGACGCGCCGAAACAGGAGTTGGTTAAGGGTGGATCGTCGGATCTTTTGTGA
- a CDS encoding TraR/DksA family transcriptional regulator: MPLRTALLERLKEKLLEKRRALISTVREKRANNLEGGSDGTQDIADQATTAYTKEFLLSISDTERQLLKQVDAALEKMRLKKYGECERCGEAISEKRLEALPFARFCIACQEEEERS, from the coding sequence ATGCCGTTGAGGACAGCTTTGTTGGAACGATTGAAGGAAAAGCTGTTAGAGAAGCGACGTGCGTTGATTAGTACGGTACGGGAGAAGCGCGCGAATAATCTGGAGGGCGGCAGCGACGGCACACAGGACATCGCTGATCAAGCCACGACAGCCTACACGAAGGAGTTTTTGCTCTCTATCAGCGATACTGAACGCCAGTTGTTGAAGCAGGTGGACGCTGCCCTGGAGAAGATGCGTCTGAAGAAGTACGGGGAGTGCGAGCGGTGCGGTGAGGCGATCAGCGAGAAGCGGCTCGAGGCGTTGCCCTTCGCCAGATTCTGCATTGCCTGTCAGGAGGAAGAGGAACGGAGCTGA
- a CDS encoding ComF family protein, which produces MARAATLYEADGTMRQAILLFKYGGRRTLARHLGRLMIEGAGRLVDPLQFDLLVPVPLHPKRERIRGFNQAALLAKEVGAGWGLRVGHRLLYRVRATEAQSGGRREREENVKGAFVVARPDRVKDMRLLLIDDVFTTGATAGECAKALLAAGASEVGIYTLARVE; this is translated from the coding sequence ATGGCGAGGGCGGCAACATTATACGAAGCCGACGGGACGATGCGCCAGGCCATCCTGCTGTTTAAGTATGGCGGCCGTCGTACGCTTGCCCGTCACCTCGGTCGCCTCATGATCGAGGGGGCCGGACGACTCGTTGATCCTCTCCAATTCGATCTCCTGGTCCCGGTTCCACTCCACCCCAAGCGAGAGCGCATACGAGGTTTTAACCAGGCGGCGCTCTTGGCGAAAGAGGTCGGGGCCGGCTGGGGTCTTCGCGTTGGTCACCGCCTCTTGTATCGGGTCCGGGCCACAGAGGCCCAAAGCGGGGGTCGGCGAGAGCGGGAGGAGAACGTCAAGGGGGCCTTTGTCGTCGCGCGGCCTGATCGGGTAAAGGACATGAGGCTCCTGCTCATTGATGATGTGTTCACAACCGGCGCCACAGCCGGCGAGTGCGCAAAAGCTCTGCTCGCCGCCGGTGCCTCGGAAGTCGGTATCTACACCCTGGCCCGAGTCGAATGA